In one window of Streptomyces sp. NBC_01224 DNA:
- a CDS encoding L-serine ammonia-lyase — protein sequence MAISVFDLFSIGIGPSSSHTVGPMRAARMFARRLKNDGLIAHTASIRAELYGSLGATGHGHGTPKAVLLGLEGESPRTVDVESADDRVERIRTTGRINLLGMHEIDFDADEQLILHRRKALPYHANGMTIFAFGHEGAPLLEKTYYSVGGGFVVDEDAVGEDRIVLDDTVLKHPFRTGDELLRLSKDTGLSISSLMLENEKAWRTEGEIRSGLLDIWRVMQACVARGMSREGILPGGLKVRRRAANTARQLRAEGDPQTLAMEWITLYAMAVNEENAAGGRVVTAPTNGAAGIIPAVLHYYMNFAAGGATEAEKEDSVVRFLLAAGAIGMLFKENASISGAEVGCQGEVGSACSMAAGALAEVLGGTPEQVENAAEIGMEHNLGLTCDPVGGLVQIPCIERNGMAAVKAVTAAKMALRGDGSHKVSLDKVIKTMKETGADMSVKYKETARGGLAVNIIEC from the coding sequence GTGGCCATCTCGGTCTTCGACCTGTTCTCGATCGGCATCGGCCCGTCCAGCTCCCATACGGTCGGCCCGATGCGCGCCGCCCGGATGTTCGCGCGTCGGCTGAAGAACGACGGCCTCATCGCCCACACCGCCTCCATACGCGCCGAGCTGTACGGCTCGCTCGGTGCGACCGGTCACGGCCACGGAACCCCCAAGGCCGTCCTGCTCGGTCTGGAGGGCGAGTCGCCCCGTACCGTCGACGTGGAGTCCGCCGACGACCGGGTGGAGCGGATCCGTACCACCGGCCGGATCAACCTCCTCGGCATGCACGAGATCGACTTCGACGCCGACGAGCAGCTGATCCTGCACCGCCGCAAGGCGCTTCCGTACCACGCCAACGGCATGACGATCTTCGCCTTCGGCCACGAGGGCGCCCCTCTCCTGGAGAAGACCTACTACTCCGTCGGCGGCGGCTTCGTCGTCGACGAGGACGCAGTGGGCGAGGACCGGATCGTCCTCGACGACACCGTGCTGAAGCACCCCTTCCGCACCGGCGACGAACTGCTGCGGCTCTCGAAGGACACCGGTCTGTCCATCTCCTCGCTGATGCTGGAGAACGAGAAGGCCTGGCGCACCGAGGGCGAGATCCGCTCGGGTCTGCTGGACATCTGGCGCGTCATGCAGGCCTGCGTCGCGCGCGGCATGTCCCGCGAGGGCATCCTGCCCGGCGGCCTCAAGGTCCGCCGCCGCGCCGCGAACACCGCCCGCCAGCTGCGCGCCGAGGGCGACCCGCAGACCCTCGCGATGGAGTGGATCACCCTCTACGCGATGGCGGTCAACGAGGAGAACGCGGCGGGCGGCCGCGTCGTCACCGCACCCACCAATGGCGCCGCGGGCATCATCCCGGCCGTGCTGCACTACTACATGAACTTCGCGGCCGGTGGCGCCACCGAGGCGGAGAAGGAGGACAGCGTCGTCCGCTTCCTCCTCGCCGCCGGAGCCATCGGCATGCTGTTCAAGGAGAACGCCTCCATCTCCGGCGCCGAGGTCGGCTGCCAGGGCGAGGTCGGCTCCGCCTGCTCCATGGCCGCGGGCGCCCTCGCGGAGGTCCTCGGCGGCACGCCCGAGCAGGTCGAGAACGCCGCCGAGATCGGCATGGAACACAACCTCGGCCTGACCTGCGACCCGGTCGGCGGTCTCGTCCAGATCCCGTGCATCGAGCGCAACGGCATGGCCGCGGTCAAGGCCGTCACGGCGGCGAAGATGGCGCTGCGCGGCGACGGCAGCCACAAGGTCTCCCTCGACAAGGTCATCAAGACCATGAAGGAGACGGGCGCGGACATGAGCGTGAAGTACAAGGAGACGGCGCGGGGCGGGCTCGCGGTGAACATCATCGAGTGCTGA
- the gcvH gene encoding glycine cleavage system protein GcvH, which produces MSNPQQLRYSKEHEWLSAVEDGVATIGITEFAANALGDVVYAQLPEVGDTVTAGETCGELESTKSVSDLYSPVTGEVTAANQDVVDDPSLVNSAPFEGGWLFKVRMAEEPKDLLSADEYTEFSGN; this is translated from the coding sequence ATGAGCAACCCCCAGCAGCTGCGTTACAGCAAGGAGCACGAGTGGCTGTCGGCCGTCGAGGACGGTGTGGCCACGATCGGTATCACCGAGTTCGCCGCCAACGCGCTCGGCGATGTCGTCTACGCCCAGCTCCCCGAGGTCGGTGACACGGTGACCGCGGGCGAGACCTGCGGTGAGCTGGAGTCGACCAAGTCGGTGAGCGACCTGTACTCGCCGGTGACCGGTGAGGTCACCGCCGCGAACCAGGACGTCGTGGACGACCCGTCGCTGGTGAACTCCGCTCCCTTCGAGGGCGGCTGGCTGTTCAAGGTACGTATGGCGGAGGAGCCGAAGGACCTGCTCTCCGCCGACGAGTACACCGAGTTCTCCGGCAACTGA
- a CDS encoding AAA family ATPase produces the protein MTLQRYATTAGVAHGAMPAQPGAPATETLGTHAPVVRDLRDRAGRSPHSLHFAAGDVVVVSGLPGSGKSTLIRRAATTARAIDSQDTRDRWAGLMPRLIPYALYRPLVRVAHYWGLWRALRSGESVVVHDCGTQAWVRGWLARDARRRGRVLHLVLVDVTPQTAREGQRERGRGVSGYAFARHRRAVGRLLRNTETGLLPPGCVSAVLLDREAAGKLGRIVFADA, from the coding sequence ATGACGTTGCAGCGGTACGCGACGACCGCGGGGGTCGCGCACGGCGCGATGCCTGCACAGCCAGGGGCTCCGGCCACGGAGACGCTCGGCACGCACGCGCCCGTCGTACGGGATCTGCGGGATCGGGCCGGGCGCAGCCCGCACAGCCTGCACTTCGCCGCGGGCGACGTGGTGGTGGTCTCCGGGCTGCCCGGCAGCGGCAAATCGACACTCATCCGGCGGGCGGCCACCACGGCCCGTGCCATCGACTCCCAGGACACCCGGGACCGCTGGGCGGGGCTGATGCCCCGTTTAATTCCGTACGCCCTCTACCGCCCTCTCGTCCGCGTCGCCCACTACTGGGGACTGTGGCGGGCACTGCGCTCCGGCGAGTCCGTCGTCGTCCACGACTGCGGAACCCAGGCGTGGGTACGCGGCTGGCTGGCCCGTGACGCGCGGCGCCGGGGCCGCGTCCTCCACCTCGTCCTGGTCGACGTCACACCGCAGACGGCGAGGGAGGGCCAGCGGGAGCGCGGACGCGGGGTCTCCGGATACGCGTTCGCCCGGCACCGCAGGGCGGTGGGGAGGCTGCTGCGGAACACCGAGACCGGCCTGCTGCCGCCCGGGTGCGTGTCGGCGGTGCTGCTGGACCGGGAAGCGGCGGGGAAACTGGGCCGGATCGTGTTCGCGGACGCATAG
- a CDS encoding enhanced serine sensitivity protein SseB, with protein MDIPAQVQSHPQSGWPANELEEVLKASVGSPEAGGRLVEVLGRSHVWVPLPNGGGPDSPDLDLPTLEIEGAPYVPVFSSEQQFLSCVGTHMSFTVAPAREFARGLPPQLGIAVNPGGAVGMPLPPPAVAELCRAGRTSLDGPAGGGRVRLYEPAWQEEPVDFLSAAAGEFEESGVVLTARRALASIEGGEPVLFIGVEFSTWEGAGRNAPMDALGRALGRVEVPWPVNLVLLDVAQDPVGDWMREKVRPFYRRAGQ; from the coding sequence GTGGACATTCCGGCACAGGTCCAGTCCCATCCGCAGAGCGGATGGCCGGCCAATGAGCTCGAAGAAGTTCTGAAGGCCTCGGTGGGCAGCCCGGAGGCGGGCGGACGGCTCGTCGAGGTGCTCGGGCGCAGCCACGTCTGGGTGCCCCTGCCCAACGGCGGCGGACCCGACTCCCCCGACCTGGACCTGCCCACGCTGGAGATCGAGGGCGCTCCGTACGTTCCCGTGTTCAGCTCCGAACAGCAGTTCCTCAGCTGCGTCGGTACCCATATGTCTTTCACCGTCGCGCCCGCCCGCGAGTTCGCCCGCGGCCTGCCCCCGCAGCTCGGCATCGCCGTGAACCCGGGCGGCGCCGTCGGGATGCCGCTGCCGCCGCCCGCCGTGGCCGAGCTCTGCCGTGCCGGACGCACCTCGCTGGACGGGCCGGCCGGCGGAGGCAGGGTCCGGCTGTACGAGCCGGCCTGGCAGGAGGAGCCCGTCGACTTCCTCTCCGCGGCAGCCGGCGAATTCGAGGAGAGCGGTGTCGTGCTCACCGCCCGCCGGGCGCTGGCCAGCATCGAGGGCGGCGAGCCCGTTCTCTTCATCGGCGTCGAGTTCTCCACCTGGGAGGGCGCCGGGCGCAACGCCCCGATGGACGCCCTCGGCCGTGCGCTCGGCCGGGTCGAGGTGCCCTGGCCGGTCAATCTGGTCCTGCTCGATGTGGCTCAGGACCCGGTCGGCGACTGGATGCGGGAGAAGGTCCGGCCGTTCTACCGGCGCGCGGGCCAGTAG
- the gcvT gene encoding glycine cleavage system aminomethyltransferase GcvT encodes MSTARLTALDALHRSLGATMTDFAGWDMPLRYASERDEHNAVRTRAGLFDLSHMGEITVTGPAAADFLNFALVGNIGTVAVGRARYTMICAEDGGILDDLIVYRLDDTEYMVVANAGNAQIVLDALTARADGFDAEVRDDRDAYALLAVQGPESPAILASVTDADLDGLKYYAGLPGTVAGVPALIARTGYTGEDGFELFVAPEHAEHLWKALTEAGASHGLIPCGLSCRDTLRLEAGMPLYGHELTTELTPFDAGLGRVVKFEKEGDFVGRKALQAAAERAETAPPRKLVGLIAEGRRVPRAGYPVVAVGGTGSQVVGEVTSGAPSPTLGKPIAIAYVDAAHATPGTAGVAVDIRGSHEPYEVVALPFYKRQK; translated from the coding sequence ATGAGCACCGCCCGTCTCACCGCCCTCGATGCCCTGCACCGTTCGCTGGGCGCGACCATGACCGACTTCGCGGGCTGGGACATGCCCCTGCGGTACGCCAGCGAGCGCGACGAGCACAACGCGGTGCGCACCAGGGCCGGTCTCTTCGACCTCTCGCACATGGGCGAGATCACCGTCACCGGCCCCGCGGCCGCGGACTTCCTGAACTTCGCCCTGGTCGGCAACATCGGCACCGTGGCCGTGGGCCGCGCCCGCTACACGATGATCTGCGCCGAGGACGGCGGGATCCTGGACGACCTCATCGTCTACCGCTTGGACGACACCGAATACATGGTCGTCGCCAACGCCGGGAACGCCCAGATCGTGCTGGACGCGCTGACCGCGCGGGCCGACGGCTTCGACGCCGAGGTGCGCGACGACCGCGACGCGTACGCGCTGCTCGCCGTCCAGGGCCCCGAGTCCCCCGCCATCCTGGCCTCCGTCACCGATGCCGACCTGGACGGTCTGAAGTACTACGCCGGTCTGCCCGGCACGGTCGCCGGTGTCCCCGCCCTGATCGCCCGTACCGGCTACACCGGCGAGGACGGCTTCGAGCTGTTCGTCGCCCCCGAGCACGCCGAGCACCTGTGGAAGGCCCTCACCGAGGCCGGCGCCTCCCACGGCCTGATCCCGTGCGGGCTCTCCTGCCGCGACACGCTGCGCCTGGAGGCCGGCATGCCGCTCTACGGGCACGAGCTGACCACCGAGCTGACCCCCTTCGACGCCGGCCTGGGCCGGGTCGTGAAGTTCGAGAAGGAGGGCGACTTCGTCGGCCGCAAGGCCCTCCAGGCCGCCGCCGAGCGCGCCGAGACCGCTCCGCCCCGCAAGCTGGTCGGGCTGATCGCCGAGGGCCGCCGGGTGCCGCGCGCCGGCTACCCCGTCGTCGCCGTGGGCGGGACCGGGAGCCAGGTCGTCGGCGAGGTCACCTCGGGCGCCCCGTCGCCCACCCTGGGCAAGCCGATCGCCATCGCGTACGTGGACGCCGCGCACGCCACGCCCGGTACCGCGGGCGTCGCAGTGGACATCCGGGGCAGCCACGAGCCGTACGAGGTCGTGGCTCTGCCGTTCTACAAGCGCCAGAAGTGA
- the glyA gene encoding serine hydroxymethyltransferase has translation MSLLNSSLHELDPDVAAAVDAELHRQQSTLEMIASENFAPVAVMEAQGSVLTNKYAEGYPGRRYYGGCEHVDVVEQIAIDRIKALFGAEAANVQPHSGAQANAAAMFALLKPGDTIMGLSLAHGGHLTHGMKINFSGKLYNVVPYHVDETGVVDMAEVERLAKESKPQLIVAGWSAYPRQLDFAAFRRIADEVGAYLMVDMAHFAGLVAAGLHPNPVPHAHVVTTTTHKTLGGPRGGVILSTQELAKKINSAVFPGQQGGPLEHVIAAKAVSFKVAATEEFRERQQRTLDGARILAERLVQPDVTEVGVSVLSGGTDVHLVLVDLRNSELDGQQAEDRLHELGITVNRNAIPNDPRPPMVTSGLRIGTPALATRGFQTEDFTEVAEIIASALKPSYDADALKARVVALAEKFPLYSGLK, from the coding sequence ATGTCGCTTCTCAACTCCTCCCTCCACGAGCTGGACCCGGACGTCGCCGCCGCTGTCGACGCCGAGCTCCACCGTCAGCAGTCCACCCTCGAAATGATCGCCTCGGAGAACTTCGCTCCGGTCGCGGTCATGGAGGCCCAGGGCTCCGTCCTCACCAACAAGTACGCCGAGGGCTACCCCGGCCGCCGCTACTACGGCGGCTGTGAGCACGTCGACGTCGTCGAGCAGATCGCCATCGACCGCATCAAGGCGCTGTTCGGCGCCGAGGCCGCGAACGTCCAGCCGCACTCCGGTGCGCAGGCCAACGCCGCCGCGATGTTCGCGCTGCTGAAGCCGGGCGACACGATCATGGGCCTGAGCCTGGCCCACGGCGGTCACCTGACCCACGGCATGAAGATCAACTTCTCCGGCAAGCTCTACAACGTGGTCCCGTACCACGTCGACGAGACCGGCGTCGTGGACATGGCCGAGGTCGAGCGCCTGGCCAAGGAGTCCAAGCCGCAGCTGATCGTCGCCGGCTGGTCCGCGTACCCCCGTCAGCTGGACTTCGCCGCCTTCCGCCGCATCGCGGACGAGGTCGGCGCGTACCTGATGGTCGACATGGCACACTTCGCGGGCCTGGTGGCCGCGGGTCTGCACCCCAACCCGGTGCCGCATGCCCATGTCGTCACGACCACCACGCACAAGACCCTCGGCGGTCCGCGCGGTGGCGTCATCCTGTCGACGCAGGAGCTCGCCAAGAAGATCAACTCCGCGGTCTTCCCGGGCCAGCAGGGTGGTCCGCTGGAGCACGTGATCGCGGCCAAGGCCGTCTCGTTCAAGGTCGCGGCGACCGAGGAGTTCAGGGAGCGCCAGCAGCGCACCCTGGACGGCGCCCGCATCCTCGCCGAGCGCCTGGTCCAGCCGGACGTCACCGAGGTCGGTGTCTCCGTGCTGTCCGGTGGTACGGACGTCCACCTGGTCCTCGTCGACCTGCGCAACTCCGAGCTGGACGGCCAGCAGGCCGAGGACCGGCTGCACGAGCTGGGCATCACGGTCAACCGGAACGCCATCCCGAACGACCCGCGGCCGCCGATGGTCACCTCGGGGCTGCGGATCGGTACGCCGGCCCTGGCCACCCGTGGTTTCCAGACCGAGGACTTCACCGAGGTCGCGGAGATCATCGCGTCGGCGCTCAAGCCGTCCTACGACGCGGATGCCCTGAAGGCCCGGGTTGTCGCGCTGGCCGAGAAGTTCCCGCTGTATTCCGGCCTGAAGTAG
- a CDS encoding Lrp/AsnC family transcriptional regulator produces the protein MNTHPGSELDISLIDALQLNPRADWAELAGALCHSPKTLARKWSALSERGLAWIAIGPGPAFVRYGCAAFLVVSCRPHAKRDVAAALIAEPAVVSVSATSGGADFLVDAFAPSLDGLARLLSERIETIGGIVSVTTLFMLATYREGSRWRVQALDLQQSALLTRPQVGTPRRSGPSLDDLDRLLLEELSRDGRQPWTDLADRCGTTGPTARRRVGKMIDSGRIALRCEGANALVGPIVPTTFMISVAPDEVNRVGEVLGRIPKCRVVEAITGPSNMLLTMWFRSTAEIAPFEAALVRELPSIVIADRFVSLRTYKRGGHILDAEGRSTALIPLTSIFAGPN, from the coding sequence ATGAACACTCACCCCGGGTCGGAACTCGACATCTCGCTCATCGACGCGCTCCAGCTGAACCCTCGTGCCGACTGGGCCGAGCTGGCCGGGGCGCTGTGCCACTCGCCGAAGACGTTGGCCAGAAAGTGGAGTGCGCTGTCCGAGCGCGGTCTGGCGTGGATTGCGATCGGCCCGGGCCCGGCATTCGTCCGCTACGGGTGTGCGGCGTTCCTGGTGGTCAGTTGCCGGCCGCACGCCAAGCGCGATGTCGCCGCAGCGCTGATCGCCGAGCCCGCCGTGGTCTCGGTGTCCGCGACGTCGGGCGGGGCGGACTTTCTGGTCGACGCCTTCGCGCCGAGCCTCGACGGCCTGGCCCGACTGCTGAGTGAGCGGATCGAGACCATCGGCGGGATCGTCTCCGTGACAACGCTGTTCATGCTGGCGACCTATCGGGAGGGGTCGCGGTGGCGGGTGCAGGCGTTGGACCTGCAGCAGTCCGCCCTGCTGACACGGCCGCAGGTCGGGACGCCTCGCAGGTCGGGCCCCTCGCTCGACGATCTCGATCGCCTTCTGCTCGAGGAGCTGTCGCGCGACGGGCGGCAGCCCTGGACGGACCTCGCCGACCGGTGCGGAACGACTGGACCCACTGCCCGGCGCCGCGTAGGGAAGATGATCGATTCCGGTCGGATCGCCCTGCGCTGTGAAGGCGCGAACGCCCTTGTCGGGCCGATCGTCCCGACCACGTTCATGATTTCGGTGGCGCCGGACGAGGTGAACCGGGTCGGCGAGGTGCTCGGCAGAATTCCGAAGTGCCGGGTCGTGGAAGCGATCACCGGACCGTCGAACATGCTGCTGACGATGTGGTTCCGCAGTACCGCCGAGATCGCACCTTTCGAGGCCGCGCTGGTCCGCGAGCTCCCGTCCATCGTGATCGCGGACCGATTCGTCAGCCTCCGGACGTACAAGCGGGGAGGCCACATCCTCGATGCGGAGGGGCGGAGCACCGCGTTGATCCCGCTGACGTCGATCTTTGCCGGGCCGAATTGA
- a CDS encoding MFS transporter, with protein sequence MALVELLSGVTQGYLTPLLPSLGGALHITDAGQTRIYLLSQLAFAVWTPLLAKLGDTYGHRLFLRVSIALVTVGSLLMAAWPSQLTISVGVVLQAAVVGFMPLLIGILRHRAPEHRRSGVGLLVGALTASVGVGGVISGTLSEHSAALGLWVAVPFAVLAVIAGLLLPDGGPPTGERLPLRAFALLALGLVGVVAALSLGGSWGWTSARTVGSLAGGLLALAAWIAVETRAATPLVNLRMLVNPPVAIVSGVTFCLAFSTIGFFGANAVFLGSTPGKAGFGLAYGPQAIALVALALNVFALGSSLSTAALLLKFGERHTLALSGVVIAASFLSLLVWHHTAPQYLAAIALLGLGFGGYQASTRALCVECVPEKDTAMAAGINELALSFGAAIGASVVGAIMSAHQTSAGVTLHAYTWLWSVCAGVAVAGAGLGLCYRKREESR encoded by the coding sequence ATGGCCCTCGTCGAGCTGCTGAGCGGCGTGACCCAGGGCTACCTCACGCCGCTCCTGCCCTCGCTCGGCGGCGCCCTGCACATCACCGACGCGGGACAGACCCGGATCTACCTGTTGTCCCAACTCGCCTTCGCCGTGTGGACGCCACTGCTCGCCAAGCTCGGCGACACATACGGCCACCGCCTCTTCCTGCGAGTGTCCATCGCGCTCGTCACCGTCGGATCTCTGCTGATGGCAGCCTGGCCGAGCCAGCTCACGATCTCCGTCGGCGTCGTGCTCCAGGCCGCCGTCGTCGGCTTCATGCCACTGCTCATCGGCATCCTGAGGCACCGGGCGCCGGAACACCGCCGCTCCGGGGTCGGCCTCCTCGTCGGCGCGCTGACTGCCTCGGTGGGCGTCGGCGGCGTCATCTCGGGCACGCTCAGCGAGCACTCCGCGGCCCTGGGGCTGTGGGTTGCGGTGCCGTTCGCGGTCCTGGCCGTCATCGCGGGCCTGCTGCTCCCGGACGGGGGCCCGCCCACCGGCGAGCGCCTGCCGCTACGAGCGTTCGCGCTGCTGGCGCTCGGCCTAGTCGGCGTGGTGGCCGCGCTCTCGCTCGGCGGCAGCTGGGGCTGGACCTCGGCCCGCACGGTCGGCTCACTGGCCGGGGGGCTGCTCGCCCTGGCCGCCTGGATCGCTGTCGAGACGCGGGCGGCGACCCCGCTCGTCAACCTGCGCATGCTGGTCAACCCACCCGTAGCCATCGTCTCAGGGGTCACGTTCTGCCTGGCGTTCTCCACCATCGGTTTCTTCGGCGCGAACGCCGTCTTCCTGGGCTCCACGCCCGGCAAGGCCGGGTTCGGGCTGGCCTACGGGCCGCAGGCGATCGCACTGGTCGCGCTCGCGCTCAACGTCTTCGCCCTCGGCAGTTCCCTCTCCACCGCGGCGCTGCTGCTCAAGTTCGGCGAGCGCCACACGCTCGCGCTCTCCGGCGTCGTCATCGCCGCGTCGTTCCTGAGCCTGTTGGTGTGGCACCACACGGCGCCGCAGTATCTCGCCGCGATCGCGCTGCTCGGCCTCGGCTTCGGCGGCTACCAAGCCTCGACCCGCGCGCTGTGCGTCGAGTGTGTCCCGGAGAAGGACACCGCCATGGCGGCGGGCATCAACGAGCTCGCGCTGTCGTTCGGCGCGGCCATCGGAGCGTCCGTCGTGGGCGCGATCATGTCGGCCCATCAGACCTCGGCGGGCGTGACCCTGCACGCGTACACCTGGCTGTGGTCCGTATGCGCCGGTGTCGCGGTCGCCGGCGCGGGCTTGGGCCTGTGCTACCGCAAGCGAGAGGAGTCCCGGTGA
- a CDS encoding ABC transporter permease, translating into MTAPLHEPTTEADPIATSGPAADSGVKKVEGRSLKQIAWNRLKQDKVALTGGIVVLVLIVVAVFAPLIVGLLGHPPNDFHQDKLDPLTNLPTGSLGGVSGDFLFGVEPNKGRDIFSRIVYGARISLLVAFLAALVAVALGTLFGIIAGYFGGWVDAVISRVMDVLLSFPQLLFIISLVSVLPDDLLGLTGSGVRIAVLVAVIGFFGWPYVGRIVRGQTLSLREREYVEAARSLGGGRAHILFRELLPNLVAPITVYATLMIPTNILTEAALSFLGAGVRPPTASWGGMLRDALETYEHDPMFMVFPGVTIFITVLAFNLFGDGLRDALDPKGTR; encoded by the coding sequence ATGACGGCACCACTGCACGAGCCGACCACGGAAGCGGACCCGATCGCGACCAGCGGTCCCGCAGCCGACTCCGGGGTGAAGAAGGTCGAGGGGCGCTCCCTCAAGCAGATTGCCTGGAACCGCCTCAAGCAGGACAAGGTCGCTCTGACGGGTGGCATCGTTGTCCTCGTCCTGATCGTGGTGGCCGTCTTCGCGCCCCTGATCGTGGGCCTGCTGGGACATCCGCCGAACGATTTCCACCAGGACAAGCTCGATCCGCTGACCAATCTCCCCACCGGATCCCTCGGCGGCGTGAGCGGCGACTTCCTCTTCGGTGTCGAGCCCAACAAGGGGCGCGACATCTTCAGCCGGATCGTCTACGGCGCCAGGATCTCGCTGCTCGTGGCCTTCCTGGCGGCCCTGGTCGCCGTGGCGCTCGGCACGCTCTTCGGGATCATCGCCGGCTACTTCGGCGGCTGGGTGGACGCGGTGATCAGCCGGGTGATGGACGTGCTGCTGTCCTTCCCGCAGCTCCTCTTCATCATCTCCCTCGTCTCGGTCCTCCCCGACGACCTGCTCGGCCTCACCGGCAGCGGGGTGCGCATCGCCGTACTCGTCGCCGTCATCGGCTTCTTCGGCTGGCCGTACGTGGGACGCATCGTTCGCGGCCAGACGCTTTCGCTGCGTGAACGCGAGTACGTGGAAGCGGCGCGCAGTCTCGGCGGCGGGCGGGCGCACATCCTCTTCCGTGAGCTGCTGCCGAACCTGGTGGCGCCGATCACCGTCTACGCGACGCTCATGATCCCCACCAACATCCTGACCGAAGCGGCCCTCAGCTTCCTCGGCGCCGGTGTGCGGCCGCCCACGGCCTCCTGGGGCGGAATGCTGCGGGACGCCCTGGAGACGTACGAGCACGACCCGATGTTCATGGTCTTCCCCGGCGTGACGATCTTCATCACCGTACTGGCCTTCAACCTCTTCGGGGACGGGCTGCGCGACGCCCTGGATCCCAAGGGGACCCGATAG
- a CDS encoding enhanced serine sensitivity protein SseB C-terminal domain-containing protein yields the protein MSASGTAAAGQVEHMLRQVTPGRYDAYEALLQALANGRIWMLLWHGQAGSPDAQYGNMEIDGLGYAPCVTSAQELSASGWNRAHELVGGRDIARALFPDRWGIWLNPHAPGGGVGIPWLDLRRIATGLDRMPAGPLRLTEPAIEIPQFYALLSQNAHHTPAIRSLRRAWVQPALGVPYLAIGLDLYDTSQTSVDAVRAMMQQSIGAVPEGLPVSTVAMSDEYDPVAMWLRANSRPFYDREAHAPAAPVTGYGYPPPQGAY from the coding sequence GTGAGTGCGTCAGGCACCGCGGCGGCCGGGCAGGTCGAGCACATGCTGCGCCAAGTGACGCCCGGGCGCTACGACGCGTACGAGGCACTGCTGCAGGCCCTCGCGAACGGCCGGATCTGGATGCTCCTCTGGCACGGCCAGGCGGGCTCGCCCGACGCCCAGTACGGAAACATGGAGATCGACGGCCTCGGCTACGCTCCCTGTGTGACCTCCGCCCAGGAGCTCTCGGCCAGCGGCTGGAACCGGGCCCATGAACTGGTCGGCGGCCGCGACATCGCCCGCGCCCTCTTCCCCGACCGCTGGGGCATCTGGCTCAACCCGCACGCCCCGGGCGGCGGCGTAGGCATCCCCTGGCTGGATCTGCGGCGGATCGCCACCGGCCTCGACCGGATGCCCGCGGGCCCGCTCCGGCTCACCGAGCCGGCCATCGAGATCCCGCAGTTCTACGCCCTGCTCTCGCAGAACGCCCATCACACCCCAGCGATCCGCTCGCTGCGCCGCGCCTGGGTGCAGCCCGCGCTCGGCGTCCCGTATCTCGCCATCGGTCTCGACCTCTACGACACGAGCCAGACCTCGGTCGACGCGGTGCGCGCGATGATGCAGCAGTCGATCGGCGCGGTCCCGGAGGGGCTGCCCGTCTCCACCGTCGCGATGTCCGACGAGTACGACCCGGTCGCGATGTGGCTGCGTGCCAACTCCCGTCCGTTCTACGACCGTGAGGCCCACGCACCGGCGGCCCCGGTGACGGGCTACGGCTATCCGCCGCCGCAGGGCGCGTACTGA